Genomic segment of Parageobacillus genomosp. 1:
CTTTAGCTTTGACGCTAAAGGATTTTTTTATAATTCAATCGTTTGTACGCATTCGACTGGTTTTCCAAACCATTTCGATGCAATTTTTTGGAACAGCTCCTTCGGCCCGGTTGTGAAAAATAAATGTTTCTCCTCACGCTGCCCTGTATAAAGCAGATGGCTGTGGTGCAAAATCGCGCTCACTTCGCGTGCTGTTTCAACCCCGGAGCAAATCAGCTTGACGCGTTTTCCCATATATTCTTTGATCAACGGGCTTAACAAAGGATAATGGGTGCATCCTAAAATAAGGACATCAATATCGCTTGATCTAAACGGCTCAAGTGATTCAGCAACTATTTTTCTTGCTTCTTCTCCTTCGAAATTTCCACTCTCTACAAGCGGAACAAACTTTGGACATGCTAAACTTTCGACATGAACTCGATGGTTAATGGACTTTAGCGCCTTTTCATACGCACCGCTTTTTACCGTACCAACCGTACCGATCACACCGATATGTCCGTTTTTCGTCATTTTTAACGCCGCACGCGCCCCGGGATGGACTACGCCTAATACCGGAATATCAAGCTGTTCCCGAATTTCGTCTAATACGACTGCCGTTGCCGTATTACAAGCAATCACCAACATTTTAATATTATACTGCAATAAATAATTCGTCATTTCCCATGTGAATTGACGAATTTCTTCCTCCGGACGCGGTCCATATGGACAACGCGCCGTATCTCCAAGATAAATAATCCGTTCTTTTGGTAATTGTCGCATAATTTCTTTTGCAACCGTTAATCCGCCGACTCCTGAATCAATAACACCGATTGGTCTTTCCAAGTGATCGCCCTCATTCTTTCTTTATTTCTTGATGCAATTTACGTAAGCATTTTTCCAAAAAAACAATTTCTTCGTCAGAAAAATTTTGCAACACTTGCGCCAAGTCATGTTGACGCTTTGCAATCACTTCCTCAATAATGCGCTCTCCTTTTTCAAGGAGATGAATGCGTACAACCCGTCGATCATGCTTATCTTTTACTCTAGCAACAAGCCCGTTTCGTTCCATTCTGTCTA
This window contains:
- the racE gene encoding glutamate racemase — encoded protein: MERPIGVIDSGVGGLTVAKEIMRQLPKERIIYLGDTARCPYGPRPEEEIRQFTWEMTNYLLQYNIKMLVIACNTATAVVLDEIREQLDIPVLGVVHPGARAALKMTKNGHIGVIGTVGTVKSGAYEKALKSINHRVHVESLACPKFVPLVESGNFEGEEARKIVAESLEPFRSSDIDVLILGCTHYPLLSPLIKEYMGKRVKLICSGVETAREVSAILHHSHLLYTGQREEKHLFFTTGPKELFQKIASKWFGKPVECVQTIEL
- a CDS encoding MarR family winged helix-turn-helix transcriptional regulator is translated as MPFSMDEKAVAELEKLLRYIAANLKQRGREILTQYPITPPQFVALQWLLEEGDLTIGELSHKMYLACSTITDLVDRMERNGLVARVKDKHDRRVVRIHLLEKGERIIEEVIAKRQHDLAQVLQNFSDEEIVFLEKCLRKLHQEIKKE